Proteins found in one Borreliella valaisiana VS116 genomic segment:
- the mreD gene encoding rod shape-determining protein MreD, whose protein sequence is MAAFLIYFISSAFLGKIFQHYFATYFYFSIDIFLIFLVFNSLNFIFNVGLLSGILYGLLMDYFTGLPLGFFVFGYTLIFYFNNKIKLLMPKNMLSMTIFFILSKVILWVLAIVFYDFVDLKSFNYSIFNLDLIVNIMFINFLYPIQNYFTRNFYSFKEDY, encoded by the coding sequence ATGGCAGCATTTTTAATATATTTTATTTCTAGCGCATTTTTAGGTAAAATTTTTCAACACTATTTTGCAACTTATTTTTATTTTTCAATAGATATTTTTTTAATTTTTCTAGTTTTTAATTCTTTGAATTTTATTTTTAATGTGGGGTTATTATCTGGTATTTTATATGGTCTTCTTATGGATTATTTTACAGGATTGCCACTTGGATTTTTTGTTTTTGGGTATACATTAATATTTTATTTTAACAATAAAATAAAGTTATTAATGCCTAAAAATATGCTTAGCATGACAATATTTTTTATCCTTTCAAAAGTTATATTATGGGTTTTGGCTATTGTATTTTATGATTTTGTAGATTTAAAATCTTTTAATTATTCAATTTTTAACCTTGACCTTATTGTAAATATAATGTTTATTAACTTTTTATATCCAATTCAGAATTATTTTACTAGAAATTTTTATTCTTTTAAAGAGGATTATTAG
- a CDS encoding MinD/ParA family protein, protein MTKIIPVASGKGGVGKTSFVANVGYKLSSLGKTVILVDLDLGGSNLHTCLGVKNKGVGIGSFINKKDKSFSDLVCKTSYDKLYLIPGDALYTGTANLSFSVKKKIIESIQKDLIADFIFLDLGSGTSYNTIDFYLASYSGIIVTVPETPSILNAYSFLKNALYRLLYLGFPQKSPERDYIGNFFKDKIEGTKLGFKDLVVGIELISLSSSLKVKKMMNNFYPRVVLNRIETSEEIAMCENLINVVKNNINIPIEFIGFVPFAKSFREAINNRVPFIDFEKNSKLNKYFEFIAGNLIKSPIEGSPYIYDDIYDMIKDQSQFIRK, encoded by the coding sequence ATGACTAAAATTATTCCCGTGGCAAGTGGTAAAGGTGGTGTTGGAAAAACATCTTTTGTTGCAAATGTTGGCTATAAGCTTTCTAGTTTGGGTAAAACTGTAATACTTGTTGACCTTGATCTTGGAGGCTCTAATCTGCATACGTGTTTGGGTGTTAAAAATAAAGGCGTGGGCATTGGTTCTTTTATTAATAAAAAGGATAAAAGTTTTTCAGATTTAGTATGCAAAACATCTTATGATAAGCTTTATCTTATTCCAGGTGATGCTCTTTATACGGGAACAGCCAATCTTTCTTTTTCTGTTAAGAAAAAGATTATAGAATCCATTCAAAAAGATCTTATTGCTGATTTTATTTTTTTAGATTTAGGATCTGGAACTTCTTATAATACAATAGATTTTTATTTGGCATCTTATAGTGGTATAATTGTTACAGTGCCAGAAACCCCCTCCATACTTAATGCTTATTCTTTTTTAAAGAATGCTCTTTATCGTCTTTTATATTTGGGATTTCCGCAAAAAAGCCCTGAGCGCGATTATATTGGTAATTTTTTCAAAGATAAGATTGAAGGTACAAAGCTTGGATTTAAAGATTTGGTTGTTGGGATTGAACTTATTTCTTTGAGCTCTTCTTTGAAAGTTAAGAAGATGATGAATAATTTTTATCCTAGAGTGGTGTTAAATAGAATAGAAACCAGTGAAGAGATTGCTATGTGTGAAAATTTGATTAATGTTGTTAAGAATAATATTAATATACCAATAGAGTTTATAGGCTTTGTGCCTTTTGCAAAAAGTTTTAGAGAAGCTATTAATAATAGAGTGCCATTTATTGATTTTGAGAAGAATTCAAAGTTGAATAAATATTTTGAATTTATAGCTGGTAATTTAATTAAATCTCCTATTGAGGGGTCCCCTTATATTTACGATGACATATACGATATGATTAAAGATCAAAGTCAATTTATTAGAAAGTAA
- the cyaB gene encoding class IV adenylate cyclase has product MFEVESKAFIPPKELKRIIKLANKKFKFIKEEIKTDIYYSNPKKIIRIRKLNTLEKIVTFKKKILDNNNTIEINKEVEFKIDSINNFLILMKELKFKKLYKKIKKSLIYQTNNLNVEINEIKNLGFFLEIEKIINDQNDIDLAKKEIDSIINQFGLKENLETRSYFELLSLTNQSKK; this is encoded by the coding sequence ATGTTTGAAGTAGAATCAAAAGCATTTATTCCCCCAAAAGAGTTAAAAAGAATTATTAAGTTAGCAAATAAAAAATTCAAGTTTATTAAAGAAGAAATAAAAACTGACATTTATTACTCGAACCCAAAAAAAATTATAAGAATAAGAAAATTAAATACTTTAGAAAAAATTGTCACATTTAAAAAAAAAATACTAGACAACAACAATACTATAGAAATTAATAAAGAGGTAGAATTTAAAATAGACAGTATTAATAATTTTTTAATCCTTATGAAAGAGCTTAAATTTAAAAAGCTATACAAAAAGATAAAAAAAAGTTTAATTTATCAAACTAATAATTTAAATGTAGAAATAAACGAAATAAAAAATCTCGGATTTTTTCTAGAAATAGAAAAAATAATTAACGATCAAAACGACATAGATTTAGCAAAAAAAGAAATTGACAGCATAATCAATCAATTTGGATTAAAAGAAAACCTTGAAACTAGATCCTACTTTGAATTACTTTCATTGACAAACCAAAGTAAAAAATAA
- the mrdA gene encoding penicillin-binding protein 2 produces MGVITNFRYKFGIFFLTVIMLFYLAILFKMQIGKHLFYDREANVFLSRLEKINASRGEILDSNSNVLANNLTMFVLKISLQQYYNMPVATRIEMIDFLASTLDIDKSIILSKLQEPGGYLKDVEIMELTPKMLFRISEKKFYYPALLWTYSFKRNYLVDDSYSHSIGYVGQINQRELRTFYNVSGYDNTSTIGKLGIEQVYDNYIRGQEGLIKYKVDSKERRIDDGSIIRNMVPGNDVVLNINKDIQDLAKNALGKRHGSIVVLKPSTGAVLSLHNYPYYSMRDVYNKHNKEDYSFLNKAIQSVYPPASIFKLVVAAAILEERVIDKDRKIYCPGYFKVGNRIFHCWKPGGHGYVNLEEAIAHSSNVYFYTLGLKYLGVDRIRKYAKEFGFGEKTEIDLPNEVSGLLPSPEWKEKTFNQPWVGGDTVNFSIGQGFLNATPMQIVNMVAMIANEGVVYKPRIVNKILKGGTNEVLLENKPEILRKTNLISKNTFKLLKKYMRSVVTYGTAKYAVLTKAVKVGGKTGTGQTGIDGFENSSFIGLAPYNGSADNQIIVFSLVEAKSNVDWWPAKSTDLIMQGIFANQSYEDILKGYRPWYIR; encoded by the coding sequence GTGGGTGTTATAACAAATTTTAGATACAAATTTGGCATATTTTTTTTAACAGTAATTATGCTGTTTTATCTAGCGATTTTATTTAAAATGCAAATTGGTAAGCATTTATTTTACGATAGGGAAGCCAATGTTTTTTTATCAAGATTGGAAAAAATTAATGCCTCAAGGGGTGAGATCTTAGATTCTAATTCTAATGTTTTGGCAAATAATTTAACTATGTTTGTTTTAAAGATAAGCTTGCAACAGTATTATAATATGCCTGTTGCTACTAGAATTGAGATGATAGACTTTTTGGCAAGCACCTTAGATATTGATAAATCGATTATTTTGTCTAAACTTCAAGAACCCGGTGGATATCTCAAAGATGTTGAAATAATGGAACTTACTCCAAAAATGTTGTTTAGAATTTCTGAAAAAAAGTTTTATTATCCTGCTCTTTTATGGACTTATTCTTTTAAGCGTAACTATTTAGTTGACGATTCATATTCGCATTCAATCGGTTATGTTGGGCAAATAAATCAAAGAGAACTTAGAACATTTTATAATGTTAGTGGTTATGACAATACTTCTACGATTGGAAAACTGGGTATTGAACAAGTTTATGATAATTATATTAGAGGGCAAGAGGGATTAATTAAATATAAAGTGGATTCTAAAGAGAGAAGAATAGACGACGGTTCTATTATAAGGAATATGGTACCAGGCAATGATGTTGTACTTAATATTAATAAAGATATTCAAGATCTTGCTAAGAATGCTTTGGGTAAGAGGCACGGTTCTATTGTTGTATTAAAACCATCAACAGGTGCTGTTCTTTCTCTTCACAATTATCCTTACTATTCTATGAGAGATGTTTACAATAAACATAATAAGGAAGATTATTCTTTTTTAAATAAAGCGATTCAATCTGTTTATCCACCGGCGTCTATTTTTAAATTAGTTGTTGCTGCGGCTATTCTTGAGGAAAGAGTTATAGATAAAGATCGTAAAATTTATTGTCCTGGATATTTTAAAGTTGGAAATAGAATTTTTCATTGTTGGAAGCCCGGTGGTCATGGGTATGTTAATTTAGAAGAGGCTATTGCACATTCTTCTAATGTTTATTTTTATACACTTGGACTTAAGTATCTTGGGGTCGATAGAATTAGAAAATATGCAAAAGAATTCGGGTTTGGAGAAAAAACTGAAATTGATTTGCCAAATGAAGTATCTGGTCTTCTTCCTAGTCCTGAATGGAAAGAAAAAACTTTTAATCAGCCTTGGGTAGGAGGAGATACTGTAAATTTTTCAATAGGTCAAGGATTTTTAAATGCTACTCCTATGCAAATTGTTAATATGGTTGCTATGATTGCAAATGAAGGTGTTGTGTATAAGCCTAGAATTGTAAATAAAATTTTAAAGGGCGGTACGAATGAAGTTCTTCTTGAGAATAAGCCAGAAATATTAAGAAAGACAAATCTTATTAGTAAGAACACATTTAAGCTTTTAAAAAAATATATGAGAAGTGTTGTAACTTATGGTACAGCAAAATATGCAGTTCTTACGAAAGCTGTTAAGGTTGGAGGCAAAACAGGTACTGGTCAAACTGGTATAGATGGTTTTGAAAACAGTTCTTTTATTGGACTTGCTCCTTATAATGGCTCAGCTGATAATCAAATTATTGTTTTTAGTTTGGTTGAGGCAAAAAGCAATGTAGATTGGTGGCCTGCAAAATCTACAGATTTAATAATGCAAGGTATTTTTGCAAATCAAAGTTATGAAGATATTCTTAAAGGTTATAGGCCTTGGTATATTAGGTAG
- the rodA gene encoding rod shape-determining protein RodA, which translates to MVFRKNYDYLVLISLFIVSFVGVLLIYSSDYNINGSLTKNEYIKQAFWVIIGFFLIFILGKYDLKFVYSMIYPLYYLLILALIFTAFFGMTVNGARSWIGIWKLGGQPSEFGKVIIILTLSKFYAEKKGYNEFFIFIAAFLLIFPSVILILLQPDFGTAIVYLTIFIFISFFAGIDLHYVLAFALTGFLSFVFTILPVWYEYKMNMGNVFYLIFSNPFYFRVVMGVLLLILLISVLGFFIAKYGLSIKIIYFYVFFVSSILLVSIVFSKVLSKLMKTYQIKRFLVFLDPAIDAKGAGWNLNQVKIAIGSGGLLGKGFLKGPYTHANYVPSQSTDFIFSILAEEFGFLGVSTILILFFFLFFKFLIIMNKSQDRYMALVISGILGLLFFHTSFNVGMSLGVLPITGIPFPFLSYGGSSTITFFLAMSFYFNIESIVAMD; encoded by the coding sequence ATGGTTTTTAGGAAAAATTATGATTATTTAGTTTTGATAAGCTTATTTATAGTTTCTTTTGTTGGTGTATTGTTGATTTATTCTAGCGATTATAATATTAATGGTTCTTTAACCAAGAATGAATATATAAAACAAGCCTTTTGGGTAATTATTGGATTTTTTCTAATTTTTATATTGGGTAAGTATGATTTAAAATTTGTTTATAGCATGATATATCCTTTATATTATTTGTTAATATTGGCTTTAATTTTTACTGCATTTTTTGGAATGACCGTAAACGGGGCAAGGTCTTGGATTGGTATATGGAAACTTGGAGGACAGCCTTCTGAATTTGGTAAAGTTATTATTATTTTAACCCTTTCAAAATTTTATGCTGAAAAAAAAGGTTATAATGAATTTTTTATCTTTATTGCTGCTTTTTTGTTAATTTTTCCATCGGTAATTCTTATATTGTTGCAACCTGATTTTGGTACAGCAATAGTATATTTAACCATTTTTATATTTATTTCTTTTTTTGCAGGAATAGATTTACATTATGTTTTAGCATTTGCATTAACAGGGTTTTTATCTTTTGTTTTTACAATTTTACCGGTTTGGTATGAATATAAGATGAACATGGGGAATGTATTTTATCTTATTTTTTCAAATCCTTTCTATTTTAGAGTAGTAATGGGGGTGTTGCTTTTAATACTTTTGATTTCTGTTTTAGGATTTTTTATTGCTAAATATGGTTTGAGTATTAAAATAATTTATTTTTATGTATTTTTTGTAAGTTCTATTTTATTGGTTTCAATAGTATTTTCAAAAGTCCTTTCAAAGTTAATGAAGACTTATCAGATTAAACGGTTTTTAGTATTCTTAGATCCGGCTATTGATGCTAAGGGTGCTGGTTGGAATTTAAATCAGGTTAAGATAGCAATTGGTTCTGGCGGTCTTTTAGGCAAAGGATTTTTAAAGGGACCTTATACCCACGCTAATTATGTGCCGTCTCAGAGCACAGATTTTATTTTTTCTATTCTTGCTGAAGAGTTTGGATTTTTAGGTGTTAGTACGATTTTAATATTGTTTTTTTTTCTTTTTTTTAAATTTTTGATAATAATGAATAAAAGTCAGGATAGATATATGGCTTTAGTAATATCTGGAATTTTGGGACTTTTGTTTTTTCATACCTCTTTTAATGTTGGAATGTCTTTAGGGGTTCTTCCTATTACTGGGATTCCTTTCCCTTTTCTCTCTTATGGGGGTTCTTCTACTATTACATTTTTTTTAGCAATGTCTTTTTATTTTAATATCGAATCAATAGTTGCTATGGATTGA
- the thrS gene encoding threonine--tRNA ligase, which produces MSKDLNKEDILYKKRHSIAHVMAEAVLDLFPNTKIAIGPPIKDGFYYDFEFKKQITEDSLLDIENRMREILKTGSSFEKEIISVEQAFEIFKDEPYKIDLIKNFDLQNEISIYKSHNFVDLCRGPHVDNMNKIDPKAFKLTGIAGAYWRGNEKNTMLTRIYGTLWNNEKELRSYLNLREEIKKRDHRKLGKELDLFSIHEEVGPGLVFFHPNGAKIRSLIEDFWREEHSKNGYDILFTPHVGKSWLWQTSGHLDFYKDSMFEKIEMDKSDYYLKPMNCPFHIAIYNTGKHSYRDLPFRWAELGTVYRYEKIGALHGMMRARGFTQDDAHIICTHSQVVDEIKEVLRFAIYMWNKFGFNSLKAYLSTKPDKSVGNDADWEMSLKVLEETLSDFEVPYEIDKGGGAFYGPKIDLKIVDSLEREWQMSTIQFDFNLPERFNMTYTADDGKEKRPFMIHRALLGSIERFFGILVEHYGGAFPLWLSPVQAVIIPVNNTVEDYAIKVLNKFKNEGIRIKLDNSSSRMNAKIREYQAKKIPYMFIIGEREVAEERISIRTRTNEQINGIELNEALKFILLKIRNKEI; this is translated from the coding sequence GTGAGTAAAGATTTAAATAAAGAAGATATTCTTTACAAAAAAAGACATTCAATAGCTCATGTTATGGCAGAAGCTGTGCTTGATTTATTTCCAAATACCAAGATTGCAATAGGGCCCCCTATTAAAGATGGTTTTTATTATGATTTTGAATTTAAGAAGCAAATTACAGAAGATTCTCTTTTGGATATAGAAAATAGAATGAGAGAGATTTTAAAGACGGGAAGTTCTTTCGAAAAAGAGATAATAAGCGTAGAACAGGCTTTTGAGATTTTTAAAGATGAGCCTTATAAGATTGATTTGATTAAAAATTTTGATTTACAAAATGAAATTTCTATTTATAAGAGTCATAATTTTGTTGATCTTTGCAGGGGTCCTCATGTTGACAATATGAATAAAATTGATCCAAAGGCATTTAAGCTTACTGGTATTGCTGGGGCTTATTGGCGAGGTAATGAAAAAAATACAATGCTTACCAGAATTTATGGAACTTTGTGGAATAATGAAAAAGAGTTAAGATCTTATCTTAATTTGAGAGAGGAAATAAAAAAAAGAGACCATAGAAAGCTTGGAAAAGAACTTGATTTATTTTCTATTCATGAAGAGGTTGGACCGGGACTTGTTTTTTTTCATCCCAATGGAGCCAAAATAAGATCTTTAATAGAGGATTTTTGGAGAGAGGAGCACTCTAAAAATGGGTATGATATTCTTTTTACTCCTCATGTTGGCAAATCTTGGCTTTGGCAAACTTCTGGCCATTTAGATTTTTATAAAGATAGCATGTTTGAAAAAATAGAAATGGATAAAAGTGATTATTATCTTAAACCCATGAATTGTCCTTTTCATATTGCAATTTACAATACGGGTAAGCATTCTTATAGAGATTTACCATTTAGATGGGCCGAACTTGGTACTGTGTATCGTTATGAAAAGATAGGGGCTTTGCATGGCATGATGAGAGCCAGAGGTTTCACTCAGGATGATGCTCATATTATATGTACTCATTCTCAAGTTGTAGATGAGATTAAAGAAGTTCTTAGGTTTGCTATTTATATGTGGAATAAATTTGGCTTTAACAGTTTAAAGGCATATCTTTCTACAAAGCCTGACAAGTCTGTTGGGAATGATGCTGATTGGGAAATGTCTTTAAAAGTTCTTGAAGAGACTTTAAGCGATTTTGAAGTTCCTTATGAAATTGATAAAGGGGGAGGTGCTTTTTATGGACCTAAAATTGATCTTAAGATAGTTGATTCGCTTGAGAGAGAGTGGCAGATGAGTACAATTCAATTTGATTTTAATCTACCAGAGAGATTTAACATGACTTATACTGCTGATGATGGTAAAGAAAAAAGACCATTTATGATTCATCGAGCTTTGTTGGGATCTATTGAAAGATTTTTTGGAATTCTTGTAGAGCACTATGGTGGAGCGTTTCCTTTATGGTTGTCTCCTGTACAAGCAGTAATCATTCCCGTTAACAATACTGTAGAAGATTATGCTATTAAAGTTTTAAATAAATTTAAAAATGAGGGGATTAGAATAAAACTTGATAATAGTTCCTCAAGAATGAATGCTAAAATTAGGGAATATCAAGCTAAAAAAATACCTTATATGTTTATAATTGGCGAGAGAGAAGTAGCAGAAGAAAGAATATCTATTAGAACAAGAACAAATGAGCAAATAAATGGAATTGAACTTAATGAGGCTCTTAAATTTATTTTATTAAAAATAAGAAATAAGGAGATTTGA
- the pgsA gene encoding CDP-diacylglycerol--glycerol-3-phosphate 3-phosphatidyltransferase: MNNLIKVITPNKITLARIVLSFIILILFFLENLFFPYLFFGMIWFLIIFNEFTDFIDGYIARKYGFVSNVGKILDPYADVLQHLTYFVFFFYKGITPYYFFVIFIYREISIGFVRNLIIQFNIVQQANFLGKLKSFLYAVCTFASLLLYTLNQLNFTKPIQNFISYILNFEFKFLFVVQATYVCAALFAILSFLDYVFVFLNIKKYENK, encoded by the coding sequence TTGAATAATTTAATCAAGGTTATTACTCCTAATAAAATAACATTAGCTAGGATTGTACTTTCCTTTATTATATTAATTTTGTTTTTTTTGGAAAATCTATTTTTTCCATATTTGTTTTTTGGAATGATTTGGTTTTTAATCATTTTTAATGAATTTACCGACTTTATTGATGGGTATATTGCAAGAAAATATGGTTTTGTTAGTAATGTGGGTAAAATTTTAGATCCGTATGCAGATGTTTTGCAACATTTAACTTATTTTGTTTTTTTCTTTTACAAAGGCATAACCCCTTATTATTTTTTTGTAATATTTATTTATCGTGAAATTTCTATTGGTTTTGTTAGGAATTTAATTATTCAGTTTAATATAGTTCAACAAGCCAATTTTTTGGGAAAATTAAAGTCATTTCTTTATGCTGTTTGCACTTTTGCAAGTCTTTTGCTTTATACTTTAAATCAACTCAACTTTACAAAACCGATTCAAAATTTTATTAGCTACATTTTAAATTTTGAATTCAAATTCTTATTTGTTGTTCAAGCAACGTATGTTTGTGCTGCTCTTTTTGCAATTTTATCATTTTTAGATTATGTGTTTGTATTCTTGAATATAAAAAAATATGAAAATAAATAA
- a CDS encoding potassium channel family protein, translating into MKTFVIIGLSNLGIHLLEDLSRLDCQIIIIDTSKELIEEYDVISTESFVVEQFTKNALKRIIPVDTDAVVIDFDDDLGKSALVTHYCNLLGLKEICVKTENRDDAEILKTLGATKIIFPSKDAARRLTPLLVSPNLSTYNIIGYDIIVAETVIPKEYVGKTLYEADLRRECGITVIAVRNLSNSRYEFVDGDYFFLKDDKIVICGKPDSIENFTNNKDLIKDLISVSKEDENLNKDAEKKSRFVGIFNFMKIFQKDRKDN; encoded by the coding sequence ATGAAAACATTTGTTATTATTGGACTTAGTAATTTAGGAATTCACTTGCTTGAAGATTTAAGCAGACTTGATTGTCAAATTATTATTATAGATACATCTAAAGAACTTATTGAAGAATATGATGTGATATCTACAGAAAGCTTTGTTGTTGAACAATTTACTAAAAATGCTTTGAAAAGAATAATTCCTGTAGATACAGACGCTGTTGTGATTGACTTTGATGATGATCTTGGCAAAAGTGCTCTTGTAACTCACTATTGTAACCTTTTAGGTTTGAAGGAAATATGTGTTAAGACAGAAAATAGAGATGATGCTGAAATATTAAAAACTCTTGGTGCAACAAAAATTATATTTCCAAGTAAAGATGCTGCAAGAAGATTAACCCCATTATTAGTATCTCCTAATCTTTCAACTTATAATATTATTGGATATGATATTATTGTAGCTGAGACTGTTATTCCCAAGGAATATGTTGGAAAAACTCTTTATGAAGCTGATCTTAGAAGAGAATGTGGTATTACAGTTATTGCTGTTAGGAATTTAAGTAATTCTAGATATGAATTTGTTGATGGTGATTATTTTTTTTTAAAAGATGATAAAATCGTAATTTGTGGAAAACCAGATAGTATTGAAAATTTTACAAACAATAAAGATTTAATTAAAGATTTAATTTCGGTTTCTAAAGAGGATGAAAATTTAAATAAAGATGCTGAAAAGAAATCGAGATTTGTAGGGATTTTTAATTTTATGAAAATTTTTCAAAAAGATCGTAAGGATAATTAG
- a CDS encoding TrkH family potassium uptake protein produces MLKFEFSDRFLLFSYFVLIMFIGSLLLMLPISWQGDGKLAYIDALFTAVSAVSITGLVTVEIENFSTFGFILIMLLIQLGGLGFISITTFYLLIPKKKMNLTDARIIKQYSLSNIEYNPIRILKSILFITFSIEMIGLILILICFKLRGVNISFLEALFTTISAFCNAGFSMHSESIYAWRDVPEAIVVVSILIICGGLGFMVYRDVKNTIKNRKKLSLHAKIVFSLSFILIIIGSILFFFTEMHKLKDGYSIGTLICNSIFYSISTRTAGFNYLDNSLISGRTQIVSLPFMFIGGAPGSTAGGIKITTFFLIVLAVVKNQNGNGYIIGSYKVSIDSIRFALLFFARAIFIVSFSFFMLLFFEGGSGNWKVIDLGYEVFSAFGTVGLSVGVTQDLSFWGKATIIFTMFAGRIGLFSMAVFVSRKVRFEEFTRPRQDILVG; encoded by the coding sequence ATGTTGAAATTTGAATTTAGCGACAGGTTTTTGCTTTTTAGTTATTTTGTTTTAATTATGTTTATAGGCTCTCTTTTGTTAATGTTGCCTATTTCTTGGCAGGGTGATGGTAAATTAGCATACATTGATGCTCTTTTTACTGCTGTTTCTGCTGTAAGCATTACAGGTCTTGTAACGGTTGAAATAGAAAATTTTTCTACTTTTGGGTTTATTTTAATAATGCTGCTAATTCAGCTTGGAGGCCTTGGATTTATAAGCATTACTACTTTTTATTTACTTATACCTAAAAAGAAAATGAATTTAACAGATGCAAGAATAATAAAGCAATACTCTCTTTCAAATATAGAATATAATCCTATTAGAATTTTAAAAAGCATATTATTTATAACTTTTTCAATTGAAATGATAGGTTTAATATTAATACTTATTTGTTTTAAACTTAGGGGGGTTAATATTTCATTCTTAGAGGCTTTATTTACCACAATTTCTGCTTTTTGTAATGCGGGTTTTTCTATGCATTCTGAGAGTATTTATGCATGGCGAGATGTTCCTGAAGCTATAGTTGTGGTTTCTATTTTAATAATTTGTGGTGGGCTTGGGTTTATGGTCTATAGAGATGTAAAGAATACTATTAAGAACAGAAAAAAACTATCACTTCATGCTAAAATAGTTTTTTCGTTAAGTTTTATTTTAATTATAATTGGTTCGATTTTATTCTTTTTTACAGAGATGCATAAATTAAAAGATGGTTATTCAATAGGTACTCTAATATGTAATTCAATTTTTTATTCAATTAGTACTAGAACAGCTGGTTTTAATTATCTTGATAATTCTTTGATAAGTGGAAGAACTCAAATAGTTTCTCTGCCATTTATGTTTATTGGCGGGGCACCCGGATCAACTGCAGGGGGAATTAAGATTACAACATTTTTTTTAATTGTATTAGCTGTTGTTAAAAATCAAAATGGCAATGGATATATTATAGGATCTTATAAGGTTTCAATAGATAGTATAAGATTTGCACTTTTATTTTTTGCAAGAGCTATTTTTATCGTAAGTTTTTCTTTTTTCATGCTTCTTTTTTTTGAAGGAGGATCTGGCAATTGGAAAGTTATTGATTTGGGTTATGAAGTATTTTCTGCTTTTGGAACAGTTGGTCTTTCAGTTGGAGTAACTCAGGATTTGTCATTTTGGGGTAAAGCCACTATAATTTTTACTATGTTTGCAGGACGAATAGGTCTTTTTTCAATGGCTGTTTTTGTTTCAAGAAAGGTGCGTTTTGAGGAATTTACAAGGCCAAGGCAAGATATTTTAGTTGGGTGA